A portion of the Naumovozyma castellii chromosome 2, complete genome genome contains these proteins:
- the FIN1 gene encoding Fin1p (ancestral locus Anc_8.297), which yields MKEYSTKKDVFRRLSNSPTKNKVAKLSVSSSKVQNFPITSRTSPIRNIKTHARLTSPKCLKDYQPTMLVQSVDRHHFNEGRGDLNFLTSPTKFNLEKTVGGDGSRTRIRSRFKNGLLSPERLQNEREQLSPSKHIQGSNLFTKLKREDEEWDMDKLTEINTSHNKKSEDSPTYIPLSPNKKNVKFELPITTRDQEINDSLKDIKSMLINVIKKQDEMNSRISQLEDTIRYLKG from the coding sequence ATGAAAGAGTATTCGACCAAGAAGGACGTATTCAGAAGACTCAGTAACTCTCCAACGAAAAACAAAGTTGCAAAGTTGTCAGTCTCGTCTTCAAAGGTacaaaattttccaatcaCATCCAGAACTTCTCCCATTAGAAACATTAAAACTCATGCAAGGCTAACTTCTCCAAAATGCCTGAAGGATTATCAACCGACAATGTTGGTTCAGAGCGTAGATAGACACCATTTTAATGAGGGAAGAGGGGATTTGAATTTCCTCACTTCCCCTACTAAGTTTAATTTGGAGAAAACTGTAGGTGGTGATGGATCAAGGACTAGAATACGATCAAGATTTAAGAATGGTTTGTTATCTCCTGAGAGGTTACAGAATGAAAGAGAGCAATTATCACCTTCCAAACATATACAGGGCAGTAATTTATTTACTAAActgaaaagagaagatgaagaatggGACATGGATAAATTAACTGAAATTAATACTTCGCATAACAAGAAAAGCGAGGACTCTCCAACTTATATTCCTCTATCACctaacaagaaaaatgttAAATTCGAATTGCCAATTACTACCAGGGATCAAGAGATTAATGATTCTttaaaagatattaaaagCATGCTTATCAATGTCATAAAAAAACAAGATGAAAtgaattcaagaatatcaCAATTAGAAGATACGATACGATATTTGAAAGGttaa
- the NCAS0B03680 gene encoding uncharacterized protein (ancestral locus Anc_8.289): MNPVKAVTDPGYKLQEVGLKSKDGMGLIFQVNVFAPHFLIMLLLPQLKAGKAKIIWISSLRSDQKYLSLQDLELLKTEEPYEGSKREIDLLHLATFKELKEMGITQYVTQPGIFTSQAFSQFLNPFTYYGMLLMLYFARLMGSTWHTIEGYTAACAPVYVALTSDKDCLQQDIKYGSATYRNGDEYVKLQELDNTACLDVYSFIRKKELEWSKELLNSTTGGSSF, from the coding sequence AAAGCTGTTACTGATCCAGGTTATAAACTTCAAGAAGTAGGTTTAAAATCGAAAGATGGTATGGgattaatatttcaagttAACGTCTTTGCACCACATTTTTTAATCATGTTGCTTCTTCCTCAATTAAAGGCAGGTAAAGctaaaattatttggataTCAAGTCTACGATCAgatcaaaaatatttgtcCCTGCAAGATTTGGAGTTGCTAAAGACAGAAGAGCCATATGAGGGGTCCAAAAGAGAAATTGATCTACTACATCTAGCTACATTCAAAGAACTAAAAGAAATGGGCATTACACAGTACGTTACTCAGCCAGGTATTTTTACAAGTCAAGCATTTTCACAATTTCTGAACCCATTCACATATTACGGGATGCTATTAATGCTGTATTTTGCCAGGCTTATGGGATCCACCTGGCATACTATAGAAGGATATACTGCAGCATGTGCGCCTGTCTATGTTGCATTAACCTCAGATAAAGATTGTTTACAACAGGATATTAAGTACGGTTCTGCCACTTATCGAAACGGCGATGAATATGTTAAGTTACAAGAGTTAGATAACACAGCCTGTTTGGAtgtatattcttttatcaggaagaaagaattggaaTGGAGTAAGGAATTGTTAAATAGCACCACAGGAGGAAGCTCGTTTTGa